A region from the Ichthyobacterium seriolicida genome encodes:
- a CDS encoding DUF5018 domain-containing protein: protein MFKKNYFVKSIIFSFVFLSIIIFSCEKNKVYQDDLGVCIESFSLLDSENKEKKLGSDINCEIDAENYTISLTVPNSAELTGLKFNITPCEGTTISPTSGEEVDFEVVEESTEEETTTKEASEKAPKKPSTQRYKKVFTVTKDGKDQDYIVYITKEDAPKLTEFKISADENKGIKDEVTAKLTHEEGSDTGKILLKIPYKGAITLTGLTSAINVPEGCSIDPVAGTIAEDITTKQFTLIKTDTGSKRVYTVEVVKGPYISAFKFKPNPAGGTANTGITKEVEATINNEENTIKLIVPSGVTLSSLIPTITVGENTKADFTPSAQTDFSSNVQYTVTSNDTSATDFTKVYTVSVTQNAEEDNMNICIESLIKSFSLLDSENKGKNLGSDINSEIDVENYTISLTVPSSAELTELKFNITLCEGTTISPASGEKTDFEPIVEESTKEETASEPYYQQRYKKVFTVTKDDKSQEYPVYITKELSNECAISSFKFINEKNNGKSLVKDITGTIIELENGEATISLIVPNIVDLTDLKPTIEVRSGATVSPGDEKANTFTSGSEVEYTVTAQDGTTKTYKVTVTKELAPKLTSFKINANSSKGIQNEVNAELTHDGADNVATGTIKLKFPRDTATEINLDGLSYTSAPIDGHTLTPGTPVTGSIDGKTFTLTTSLGSTRTYTVQAVKGPFIRSFKFEDSKNSGKGIGSSSPITGAIDHENNTIKVTLPATVKKDSEGAENKITLTPTIELGGDNPTIVSPNTNTSTQFTSGTPVNCTVTGKDGMEKTYQVTVTRTPSTEAMIKSFAIESGQGLISETDTDDKGRIIVPVTDLPITSTNYTVKTLYYATITSPTGAQTFTSYDESKEYTVTSEDNSRTKSYNVYIYDSTKVIVADSLKITDGTNDISGASASIDATTRVITVTVPENTDLSSLTLTLTDTTSSNLSIEPTGGAQDFSAGKEVKYTIKENNVVKGHYWVKVTVEGSAG from the coding sequence ATGTTTAAGAAAAATTATTTTGTAAAGAGTATTATTTTCTCTTTTGTGTTTTTATCGATAATTATTTTCTCCTGTGAGAAAAATAAGGTTTACCAAGATGATTTAGGTGTATGTATAGAATCTTTCTCCTTGCTGGATTCTGAAAATAAAGAAAAAAAATTAGGTTCCGATATAAACTGTGAAATAGATGCTGAAAATTATACTATATCCTTAACAGTTCCTAATTCAGCTGAATTAACTGGATTAAAGTTTAATATAACTCCATGTGAAGGGACTACCATATCCCCTACTAGTGGTGAAGAAGTTGATTTTGAAGTTGTAGAAGAATCGACTGAGGAAGAAACTACTACTAAGGAGGCTTCTGAAAAAGCTCCTAAAAAGCCTTCTACTCAACGTTATAAAAAGGTCTTTACTGTAACAAAAGATGGTAAGGATCAAGATTACATTGTATACATAACTAAAGAAGATGCTCCAAAATTGACTGAGTTTAAAATATCAGCTGATGAAAATAAAGGCATTAAAGATGAAGTAACTGCTAAATTAACTCATGAGGAAGGTTCTGATACTGGCAAAATCTTATTAAAGATTCCTTACAAAGGAGCTATTACTTTAACAGGATTAACATCTGCTATCAATGTTCCTGAAGGGTGCTCTATAGATCCAGTTGCTGGTACAATAGCTGAAGATATTACTACAAAACAATTTACTCTGATAAAAACTGACACAGGTTCTAAAAGAGTTTACACTGTGGAGGTAGTTAAAGGGCCTTATATTAGTGCCTTTAAATTTAAACCTAATCCTGCTGGAGGAACTGCTAATACAGGTATAACTAAGGAAGTAGAAGCTACGATTAATAACGAAGAAAACACCATAAAACTAATTGTTCCTAGTGGTGTCACTTTATCTAGTTTAATTCCTACAATTACAGTGGGAGAGAACACTAAAGCTGATTTTACTCCTTCTGCTCAGACAGATTTCAGTTCTAATGTTCAGTATACTGTAACATCTAATGATACTTCAGCTACAGATTTTACTAAAGTATATACAGTTTCTGTAACTCAGAATGCTGAAGAAGATAATATGAATATATGCATAGAATCATTAATAAAATCATTTTCCTTATTAGATTCTGAAAATAAGGGAAAAAATTTAGGTTCTGATATAAACAGTGAGATAGATGTTGAGAATTATACTATATCATTAACAGTTCCTAGTTCGGCTGAACTAACGGAATTAAAGTTTAATATAACCCTATGTGAGGGGACTACCATATCCCCTGCTAGTGGTGAAAAAACTGATTTTGAACCTATCGTTGAAGAATCTACTAAGGAAGAAACTGCTTCTGAGCCTTATTATCAACAACGTTACAAAAAGGTGTTTACTGTAACAAAGGATGATAAGTCTCAAGAATATCCTGTTTATATAACTAAAGAGCTATCTAATGAATGCGCTATTAGTTCATTTAAATTTATTAATGAAAAAAATAATGGTAAGAGCCTTGTAAAAGACATAACGGGAACTATAATAGAGTTAGAAAATGGAGAAGCTACTATATCATTAATTGTTCCAAACATTGTTGATTTAACAGATCTTAAGCCTACTATAGAGGTACGTTCTGGAGCTACAGTTAGTCCAGGAGATGAAAAAGCTAATACTTTTACATCTGGCTCAGAAGTAGAGTATACTGTAACAGCTCAAGATGGCACAACAAAAACTTATAAAGTAACTGTAACTAAAGAATTAGCGCCAAAATTGACAAGCTTTAAAATAAACGCTAATTCTAGTAAAGGTATTCAAAATGAGGTAAATGCTGAATTAACTCATGATGGTGCCGATAACGTCGCTACTGGAACAATAAAATTAAAATTCCCTAGAGACACTGCTACTGAAATTAACCTAGATGGATTAAGTTATACTAGCGCTCCTATCGATGGGCATACTTTAACTCCTGGTACTCCAGTAACTGGAAGCATTGATGGGAAAACATTTACTCTAACAACTTCCTTAGGTTCTACAAGAACTTATACTGTACAAGCAGTTAAAGGGCCTTTTATTAGGTCTTTTAAATTTGAAGATTCTAAAAATAGCGGGAAAGGTATAGGTTCTAGTAGCCCTATAACAGGTGCAATTGATCACGAAAATAATACCATAAAAGTAACGCTTCCTGCTACAGTTAAGAAGGATTCGGAAGGGGCTGAGAATAAAATAACTCTAACTCCTACAATTGAGTTAGGAGGAGATAATCCTACTATTGTTTCTCCTAATACTAATACTTCTACACAGTTTACTAGTGGCACCCCAGTTAATTGTACAGTAACAGGTAAAGATGGAATGGAAAAAACGTATCAAGTTACTGTAACTAGAACACCTTCAACTGAAGCTATGATTAAATCATTTGCAATAGAATCAGGACAAGGTCTTATTTCGGAGACTGACACTGATGATAAAGGAAGAATAATTGTGCCTGTGACCGATCTTCCAATAACTTCAACAAATTATACTGTAAAAACATTATATTATGCTACTATAACTTCTCCAACTGGAGCTCAAACTTTTACTTCGTATGATGAGTCAAAAGAATATACTGTAACATCTGAGGATAATAGTAGAACAAAGAGTTATAACGTTTATATATATGATTCTACTAAGGTTATAGTTGCTGATAGTTTGAAAATAACAGATGGAACTAATGATATTAGTGGAGCTTCTGCATCTATTGATGCAACTACCAGAGTTATAACTGTTACTGTGCCTGAGAATACTGATCTTAGTAGTTTAACGCTTACTTTGACTGATACTACATCTTCTAATCTTAGCATAGAACCTACTGGTGGCGCTCAAGATTTTTCTGCAGGAAAAGAAGTAAAGTATA
- a CDS encoding DUF5018 domain-containing protein, which yields MKTFSLAKSVIFSFVLLSVFIFSCEKKNIYNNDFGVGIESFSLFDSENNEKKIGSDITCEIDTAQYTISLTVPNTAILEGLKFNIKLSDKFSISPASGDPVDLELVEPSEQSTETPSPKRYKKVFTLTSPDNTTQDYTVYMTRESTPVLSSFLINADKGKGIKAEVAAVITDDTETATGRILLKIPYNESIDLTGLSFTATIPDNHTLDPAAGTISEDINGKEFTLKTALGSQRIYTVTAVKGPYISDFKFESNPTGGTTNTGISTEGVTGNIDHIAGTISVTVPNGVTLSSLTPTITVGDNTKAEFTPSAQTNFSQSATTPIEYTVTSSNPSATDFTKIYTVTVTQNAEPQIETFKFTTASNNNKNLGNDISGTIDHNSGTITVKVPHNASLDVLTPTITPASTLANTQVYSGDTGQGAIAATSFEDSHTTPVKYSAVGPAGGRKVYSVKVYKEPRIKAFSFTKAQNTDNSGFPVSPAEYSGNITQGDFSANGTITITVANTVDVASLTPTITGSNLGSTSTPTALNFTTSDTSPYSATITVQNEYLDSFQKQYTVNLTKEAAPQLTEFKITANTGKGIAENSVTTTFEHPASDSDGKGGKIKLKFEHKVQSHNGDIDLTGLAFTSVPGDGHALAPSTPLGASESIHEKEFTLTTALGSTSKYTVTAVKGPFIKSFKFAAVSGSVNTGISNAVSGNINHETGAITITVPATVARESSENKITLTPTIELGGDNPTIVSPNTNTSTQFTSGTPVNCTVTANGMTKTYTVTVTREKSTIAQITSFTIDSATGNITHPSATDTSSKGRIVVPVTSPPASSTPTITQSDYASIAPSGAQTFDSYENPVTYTVTAEDNSSKTYEVYIYDSTKKLTDSDITVDAPAGSSVTSVDESTRVITITVPSSTTNLDNLTLTLTCSGTTPSYTLTADSTGTQNFSNEKEIKYTLKDSSSNVKGHYWVKVVKSS from the coding sequence ATGAAGACATTTTCTCTTGCAAAGAGCGTTATTTTCTCTTTTGTATTGTTATCTGTATTCATTTTTTCCTGTGAGAAAAAGAACATTTACAATAACGATTTTGGTGTAGGTATAGAGTCATTTTCTCTATTTGATTCTGAAAATAATGAAAAAAAAATAGGCTCTGATATAACATGTGAGATAGATACTGCTCAGTATACTATATCACTAACAGTTCCTAATACGGCTATTTTAGAAGGATTAAAATTTAATATAAAGCTCTCAGATAAATTTAGCATATCACCTGCTAGCGGCGATCCAGTTGATTTGGAACTTGTAGAACCTTCTGAGCAGTCTACTGAAACACCTTCTCCTAAACGTTATAAAAAAGTATTTACGTTGACTTCTCCTGACAATACTACTCAAGACTACACTGTTTATATGACTAGAGAATCGACACCTGTTTTATCAAGTTTTTTAATAAATGCTGATAAAGGGAAAGGCATTAAAGCTGAGGTTGCTGCTGTTATAACTGATGACACTGAAACTGCTACAGGTAGGATTTTATTGAAGATTCCTTATAATGAGAGTATTGATCTTACTGGTCTAAGTTTTACTGCTACCATTCCAGATAATCACACTTTAGATCCAGCTGCTGGCACAATATCTGAAGATATTAATGGCAAAGAATTCACTTTGAAAACTGCTTTAGGTTCTCAAAGAATTTACACTGTTACCGCAGTTAAAGGGCCTTATATTAGTGATTTTAAATTTGAAAGTAATCCTACTGGGGGAACTACTAATACGGGTATAAGTACTGAAGGTGTAACGGGGAATATAGATCACATTGCTGGCACTATATCTGTAACAGTTCCTAATGGCGTCACTTTATCTAGTTTAACTCCTACAATTACAGTTGGAGATAACACTAAAGCTGAGTTTACTCCTTCTGCTCAGACAAATTTTTCTCAATCTGCTACTACTCCTATTGAGTATACAGTAACGTCTTCTAATCCTTCAGCGACTGATTTTACTAAGATATATACAGTTACAGTAACTCAAAACGCTGAACCCCAGATAGAGACATTTAAGTTTACGACTGCTTCTAACAATAATAAAAATCTTGGAAATGATATATCAGGAACTATCGATCATAATTCTGGAACTATAACTGTTAAAGTTCCTCATAATGCAAGTTTAGATGTGTTAACTCCAACCATTACACCTGCTTCTACTTTGGCTAATACTCAAGTATATAGTGGAGATACTGGACAAGGCGCTATTGCTGCTACTAGTTTTGAAGATTCTCATACAACTCCTGTAAAATATAGTGCAGTGGGTCCTGCTGGAGGAAGAAAGGTATATTCTGTAAAAGTTTATAAGGAGCCTAGGATAAAGGCATTTAGCTTTACTAAAGCTCAAAATACAGATAATAGTGGGTTTCCTGTTAGTCCAGCTGAATATAGCGGGAATATTACTCAGGGTGATTTTTCAGCAAACGGAACTATAACCATCACAGTTGCTAATACTGTTGATGTGGCGTCCTTAACTCCTACTATTACTGGCAGTAATCTTGGTTCTACATCTACTCCTACTGCTTTGAATTTTACTACTAGTGACACTTCTCCTTATTCTGCAACTATTACAGTTCAGAATGAATATTTGGATTCATTTCAAAAACAGTATACTGTAAATCTAACTAAAGAAGCAGCGCCGCAATTGACAGAGTTCAAAATAACAGCTAATACTGGTAAAGGTATAGCAGAAAATTCTGTAACTACTACATTTGAGCATCCTGCTAGTGATAGTGATGGAAAGGGTGGAAAGATAAAATTGAAGTTTGAGCATAAAGTTCAAAGCCATAATGGAGATATTGATTTAACAGGATTAGCTTTTACTAGCGTTCCTGGTGATGGACATGCTTTAGCTCCTAGTACTCCTTTAGGAGCTTCAGAAAGTATTCATGAAAAAGAATTTACTCTAACAACTGCTTTAGGTTCTACCTCAAAGTACACTGTAACAGCAGTTAAAGGGCCATTTATTAAGTCGTTTAAGTTTGCCGCTGTTAGCGGGAGCGTTAATACGGGTATAAGCAATGCTGTGAGTGGAAATATTAACCATGAAACTGGAGCCATAACTATAACAGTTCCTGCTACGGTAGCAAGGGAATCAAGTGAAAATAAAATAACTCTAACTCCTACAATTGAGTTAGGAGGAGATAATCCTACTATTGTTTCTCCTAATACTAATACTTCTACACAGTTTACTAGTGGCACCCCAGTTAATTGTACAGTAACAGCTAATGGAATGACAAAAACTTATACAGTTACTGTAACTAGAGAAAAATCAACTATAGCTCAGATTACATCATTTACAATTGATTCTGCTACTGGTAATATTACACACCCTAGCGCTACTGATACCAGTAGCAAAGGCAGAATAGTTGTACCTGTGACCAGCCCTCCAGCAAGTTCAACTCCTACTATAACACAATCAGATTATGCTAGTATAGCTCCAAGTGGAGCTCAAACTTTTGATTCATATGAAAATCCTGTTACATATACTGTAACAGCTGAAGATAACTCTTCAAAGACTTATGAAGTTTATATATATGATTCTACTAAGAAACTAACTGATAGTGATATAACTGTTGATGCTCCTGCTGGAAGCAGTGTAACTTCTGTTGATGAGTCTACTAGGGTTATAACCATTACTGTACCTTCTAGTACTACCAATTTAGATAATTTAACACTTACTTTGACTTGCAGTGGCACCACTCCTAGCTATACTCTAACAGCAGATTCTACTGGCACTCAAAATTTCTCTAATGAGAAAGAAATAAAGTATACTCTTAAAGATAGTAGTAGTAATGTAAAGGGTCATTATTGGGTTAAGGTGGTTAAATCAAGCTAA